A stretch of the Uranotaenia lowii strain MFRU-FL chromosome 3, ASM2978415v1, whole genome shotgun sequence genome encodes the following:
- the LOC129754098 gene encoding cuticle protein 19-like has protein sequence MFKVIALVACLVLAVVAYEDYHAHPKYKYEYGVKDAHTGDNKEAWEHRDGDAVEGSYSLYDADGTHRVVKYKSDKVVGFQAHVQRSGHAQHPAIYGDHHGEHGKGGESYSNIEQHH, from the exons ATGTTCAAG GTCATCGCACTGGTTGCCTGTTTGGTGTTGGCCGTTGTGGCCTATGAAGATTACCACGCACATCCGAAGTACAAATACGAGTATGGTGTAAAGGATGCTCACACCGGAGACAACAAGGAAGCCTGGGAACATCGGGATGGGGATGCCGTCGAAGGATCCTACTCGCTGTACGACGCTGATGGAACTCACCGAGTTGTCAAGTACAAATCTGACAAAGTCGTCGGATTCCAGGCCCATGTGCAACGATCGGGTCACGCACAGCATCCAGCCATCTACGGAGATCATCACGGGGAACACGGAAAAGGTGGCGAAAGTTACTCGAACATCGAACAACATCACTAG
- the LOC129754100 gene encoding adult-specific cuticular protein ACP-20-like: MFKLLLAIGCLAAVCSAQFYGGGSDGIGGGSDLGGSSKHEVEHHHHPKYKFEYGVKDDHTGDHKAHWEIRDGDVVKGQYSLHEPDGSERIVEYKADDHNGFEAVVKKVEHGHHHGY; the protein is encoded by the exons ATGTTCAAA CTCCTGCTCGCAATTGGCTGTTTGGCTGCGGTTTGCTCGGCTCAATTCTACGGAGGCGGAAGTGATGGCATTGGGGGAGGATCCGATTTGGGCGGATCTTCCAAGCACGAAGTCGAGCACCATCATCACCCGAAGTACAAGTTTGAGTATGGCGTCAAGGATGATCACACTGGGGATCACAAGGCTCACTGGGAAATTCGGGATGGCGATGTCGTTAAGGGCCAATACTCGCTCCATGAACCCGATGGCAGCGAACGCATCGTCGAGTACAAAGCCGATGACCATAACGGGTTCGAGGCTGTCGTGAAGAAAGTTGAACATGGCCATCATCATGGCTACTAA
- the LOC129752736 gene encoding larval/pupal rigid cuticle protein 66-like, which translates to MYKQIVLLSCLVTICLASCPQPESKGKYQFDYGVKDPHTGDHKAQWEMSNGDALKGGYTLDEPDGTKRVVQYKADKWNGFQAVVKRIGHAVHPKHYAAPFIVRVEEDNYSDSNGPWKQPAQKNGGWNGQQSSFNGGKFHNGNQGNDEWTSNSNGGATSYSNQKMYH; encoded by the exons ATGTACAAG CAAATTGTTTTACTGTCCTGTTTGGTGACTATTTGCTTGGCAAGTTGTCCCCAGCCGGAGTCCAAGGGAAAATATCAGTTCGACTATGGAGTGAAGGATCCTCACACCGGAGACCACAAGGCCCAATGGGAGATGAGCAACGGAGATGCCCTCAAGGGAGGTTACACTTTGGATGAACCAGATGGTACCAAACGGGTGGTCCAGTACAAGGCTGACAAGTGGAATGGTTTCCAGGCCGTGGTCAAAAGAATCGGCCATGCGGTTCACCCAAAGCACTATGCTGCCCCATTCATCGTGCGGGTTGAGGAGGATAACTATTCCGATTCCAATGGGCCCTGGAAACAACCTGCGCAAAAAAATGGAGGCTGGAATGGTCAGCAGTCCAGTTTTAATGGTGGTAAATTTCACAATGGCAATCAAGGCAACGACGAATGGACCAGCAACAGCAATGGTGGCGCAACTAGCTACTCGAACCAGAAAATGTATCATTGA